Proteins found in one Seonamhaeicola sp. S2-3 genomic segment:
- the traM gene encoding conjugative transposon protein TraM gives MKIEKNKIVFAVVLATVVIFLIAYSAMLMDDDGDGDENLEQVQVPELEAEQKEYDSKLEAIDDLKEVRQTDAPSIYDESLLDSTGTYDPDLPIKRKRHIVDSIYRANRISYSESTYSKTVPRSAVLGQKKDIDTIAKTDTKVGANKMGLEHQLFFASAPTKDPTLNLRHTDSVIHVIVDGDQTVSTNHRLRMRLAKETQIGNKVVPKNTPIYGFISFQPNRAMIRIENIGHRPIKLKAFDLQDGSEGIYVENSFRAEAGREVVEDIVGDINVVGLPQVGGIKKVFQRSNRTVKVTVINNYRLLLKPEP, from the coding sequence ATGAAAATCGAAAAGAACAAAATAGTATTTGCCGTGGTACTGGCCACGGTAGTGATATTCCTGATCGCCTATTCCGCCATGTTGATGGACGATGACGGCGACGGGGATGAAAATCTGGAGCAGGTCCAGGTACCCGAACTGGAAGCGGAGCAAAAGGAGTACGACTCCAAACTGGAGGCCATCGACGACCTGAAGGAAGTCCGCCAGACCGATGCGCCCAGCATCTATGACGAGAGCCTATTGGACTCCACCGGCACATACGACCCCGACCTGCCCATCAAAAGGAAGCGCCATATCGTGGACAGTATCTATAGAGCCAACAGGATAAGCTATTCCGAAAGCACTTATTCCAAGACCGTACCCCGTTCAGCGGTTCTTGGGCAAAAAAAGGATATCGACACCATAGCCAAAACGGACACAAAAGTTGGAGCCAATAAAATGGGGCTGGAGCACCAACTCTTCTTTGCCTCTGCCCCGACCAAAGATCCCACTTTGAATCTACGCCATACGGATTCCGTAATCCATGTGATAGTGGATGGCGACCAGACCGTAAGCACCAACCATCGCTTACGGATGCGGCTCGCAAAGGAGACCCAAATCGGCAATAAAGTTGTTCCAAAAAACACACCGATTTATGGCTTTATCAGCTTCCAGCCCAATCGCGCGATGATAAGGATTGAAAACATCGGGCACCGTCCCATCAAACTGAAGGCCTTTGACCTCCAGGACGGCAGCGAGGGTATCTATGTGGAGAACAGTTTCCGTGCCGAGGCAGGCCGTGAGGTCGTGGAGGATATTGTCGGTGATATCAATGTCGTCGGGCTTCCACAGGTCGGTGGCATCAAAAAAGTTTTCCAGCGTAGCAACCGGACCGTAAAGGTTACCGTAATCAACAACTACAGGCTTCTATTGAAACCAGAACCATAA
- a CDS encoding DUF4138 domain-containing protein has protein sequence MKHSSILLILFMVTAILNAQPKMRLDTIYANEHKNVALFFPNPIRQGITGADHFVFTYNREKQQYFGLLQATPGKESNLLIINNNGEIFSYIVRYSPTLEKLNYFIPVSASIGNEKPMESHSDKTIQPVPSADPKARYYERFCSYLVNRRQRIGKLKKRHDGMVMSIENIVFDREELYFVMTIENRSSLDYDVNFLHLSIETRKKGRKKSLQRLDVAPLYIYGAPSKIKEGQKAKVVYAVPKFSISDERLALLELNERNGERNLKLKISHRTINNPN, from the coding sequence ATGAAACATTCATCCATCCTATTAATTTTGTTTATGGTCACGGCCATTTTAAATGCCCAGCCCAAAATGAGATTGGACACCATCTATGCCAACGAGCATAAGAACGTGGCCCTGTTCTTTCCCAATCCCATTAGACAGGGTATTACCGGTGCAGACCACTTCGTTTTCACCTACAACCGCGAAAAACAGCAGTATTTCGGATTGTTGCAGGCCACCCCGGGAAAAGAAAGTAATCTTTTGATAATCAACAACAATGGCGAAATTTTTTCGTATATTGTAAGATATAGTCCTACACTGGAAAAACTGAATTATTTCATTCCGGTTTCGGCGTCCATCGGTAATGAAAAACCAATGGAATCCCATTCCGACAAAACGATACAACCGGTACCTTCTGCCGATCCAAAGGCCAGATATTATGAACGGTTCTGTTCGTATTTGGTCAATAGGAGGCAGCGCATCGGCAAGCTTAAAAAACGGCACGACGGCATGGTGATGAGTATCGAGAATATTGTTTTCGACAGGGAGGAACTGTATTTCGTGATGACCATCGAAAACCGGTCGTCATTGGATTATGATGTGAACTTTCTGCACCTGAGCATCGAGACCAGAAAGAAGGGCAGGAAAAAATCATTGCAGCGTTTGGATGTCGCTCCGCTCTATATTTATGGTGCCCCGTCAAAAATCAAGGAGGGCCAAAAGGCCAAAGTGGTCTATGCCGTACCAAAGTTTTCCATTAGCGACGAGCGCTTGGCCCTATTGGAACTCAATGAAAGGAACGGTGAGCGCAACCTAAAGTTGAAAATATCGCACAGGACCATCAACAACCCTAATTGA
- a CDS encoding DUF4878 domain-containing protein encodes MKKIVPYLWPILFMACTTTQKSPVETAQTVIESFYQKDLSALRQNTTSESYEAFTAVHDMLVPTKMDGASNFKVLDEAVNDDTAWVKFTTSYSDEPETFKLVKLDGNWKVTEKGLREKSPF; translated from the coding sequence ATGAAAAAAATAGTCCCCTACCTATGGCCCATACTTTTTATGGCCTGCACCACGACACAAAAATCACCCGTTGAAACCGCCCAAACCGTTATCGAAAGCTTTTACCAAAAGGATCTTTCCGCCTTAAGACAGAACACCACGTCCGAAAGCTACGAGGCCTTTACGGCCGTTCATGATATGCTAGTCCCGACCAAAATGGACGGCGCATCAAATTTCAAGGTTCTCGATGAAGCCGTAAACGACGATACGGCATGGGTGAAGTTTACTACTTCATACAGCGATGAACCCGAAACCTTTAAGCTCGTGAAATTGGATGGAAACTGGAAAGTTACAGAGAAAGGATTGCGTGAAAAATCCCCGTTTTGA
- a CDS encoding SOS response-associated peptidase, producing the protein MCYRTRLNAKLEDIEKSFDAYFEEKERYQPSEEINGFAHSSYPVIVDESPGEIQFYSWGLIPFWAKDRKIQKATLNAKVETLDEKPSYRNSVQKRCLVLADGFYEWQWLDPKGKAKQKFVIKPQDQDIFALAGIYSLWNDPETGEELGTYSIVTTEANELMSEIHNTKKRMPIVLREQDRNRWLTNEDYSSFAFPYETNLVASKC; encoded by the coding sequence ATGTGTTACCGGACCAGACTCAACGCCAAATTAGAGGATATAGAAAAATCGTTCGATGCCTATTTTGAGGAAAAGGAACGCTACCAGCCCAGTGAGGAAATCAATGGTTTTGCACATTCGTCCTATCCTGTTATCGTGGATGAAAGCCCGGGCGAAATCCAATTTTATAGTTGGGGCTTGATACCGTTTTGGGCAAAGGATAGAAAAATTCAAAAGGCGACCTTGAACGCCAAGGTGGAAACCCTTGACGAAAAACCGTCTTATCGCAATTCTGTACAGAAACGATGTTTGGTACTGGCGGATGGGTTTTACGAATGGCAATGGTTGGATCCAAAGGGTAAGGCCAAACAAAAGTTCGTCATAAAACCTCAAGACCAAGACATTTTTGCACTTGCGGGGATTTATTCGCTATGGAACGACCCCGAAACCGGAGAGGAATTGGGGACATATAGTATAGTCACTACCGAGGCCAACGAGCTGATGAGCGAAATACACAACACCAAGAAAAGAATGCCCATAGTTTTACGTGAACAGGATAGAAATCGTTGGCTCACCAATGAAGATTACAGTTCGTTTGCTTTTCCATACGAAACCAATTTGGTGGCTTCCAAGTGTTAG
- a CDS encoding DNA polymerase III subunit alpha gives MYLNCHTFYSLRFGTFSEIDLLQLAKDNGVGELVLTDINNTSACLNFIRKAPDFGIRPMVGIDFRDGAKQLYVGIAKNNEGFLELNAFLSKHSHNAIKLPEVAPKLKNAFIIYPFEQLLQLDKIHFLDNEFIGISIENLRRLPFSAYRNFTDKLVVQQPVTFRNKKDFNAHRLLRAIDNNTLLSKLPTTEEASETERMLPLEDLVGRYRDFPHIIKNTENLLSQCQIDFSFGSNRVSQNQQVFSESKEKDYQLLTELCNNGLPKRYSNPNDIVLARLERELQVIRKMDFVSYFLINHDIVSYAKSQGYFHVGRGSGANSIVAYIIGITDVDPIELDLYFERFINPFRASPPDFDIDFSWRDRDDVTAYIFKRFPNTALLATYNTFKYRATVRELGKVFGLPKSDIDQLSDGNFPTTKLNDIHRLVIKYGSLIQGMPNHLSVHSAGILILDNPVHYYSATDLPPKGFPTVQFDMIIAEDVGIFKFDILGQRGLAKIKDAIDIVKENRSELPEIDITQIEKFKRDDNLNQMLSKGKAIGVYYVESPAMRGLMKKLQVSDYLSLVAASSVIRPGVSSSGMKTEFIRRHREPERRKEAHPVLAKIMPETYGVMVYQEDVLKVAHEFAGLDLGEADVLRRGMSGKFHSREEFKAVELKFRSNCLEKGYSEAVINEVWEQIASFAGYAFAKGHSASYAVESYQSLYLKCYYPLEFMVAVLNNGGGFYSSEHYIQEARMCGGIIHAPCINNSDHANSIKGEHIYLGFGYLKNLETFLVQRLLTERQLYGKYESLDDFIDRVAVSIEQLTILIRIGAFRFTHKSKPELLWMATFKLNTLGKRSAHPQLFRPRHRNFPLPEFNQGWLEDAYDEMELLGFPLCSYFDLISETPKTNWMAKDMPNFSGREMLLYGIMVNSRFHTTSQGKRMRLSTFIDEQGEYFDAVHFPKAVDKYPVHGRGVYACYGKITEEFGHFSMDVVWSKKMALKTDPRSPDEPTYEDVFKLKSAKRKEIKS, from the coding sequence ATGTATCTGAACTGCCATACCTTTTATTCCTTACGGTTCGGGACGTTTTCCGAAATCGACCTGTTGCAGCTTGCCAAGGATAACGGTGTGGGCGAATTGGTACTTACCGACATCAACAATACATCGGCCTGCCTCAATTTTATCCGTAAGGCTCCTGATTTTGGCATCCGCCCGATGGTAGGCATTGATTTTAGGGACGGGGCAAAACAACTGTACGTAGGTATTGCGAAAAACAATGAAGGTTTTCTTGAACTGAACGCATTTTTATCAAAGCATTCCCATAATGCCATCAAACTGCCCGAGGTTGCACCGAAGCTGAAAAATGCTTTTATCATTTATCCTTTTGAACAGCTTTTGCAACTGGATAAGATCCACTTTTTGGACAATGAATTCATCGGCATTTCCATAGAAAATTTAAGAAGACTGCCGTTTTCTGCCTATCGGAATTTTACCGACAAATTGGTGGTACAACAACCCGTAACTTTCCGAAATAAAAAGGATTTTAACGCCCATAGGTTACTTCGGGCCATTGACAACAACACACTATTGAGCAAATTACCCACTACGGAAGAAGCCAGTGAGACCGAAAGGATGCTGCCCTTGGAAGATTTGGTGGGGCGTTACCGGGACTTTCCCCATATTATCAAAAACACCGAAAACCTATTATCGCAATGCCAAATCGATTTCAGTTTTGGCTCTAACAGGGTATCGCAGAACCAACAGGTTTTTAGCGAATCAAAGGAGAAAGACTATCAGCTATTGACCGAACTCTGCAATAATGGCCTGCCCAAACGCTATTCAAATCCCAACGATATTGTTTTGGCACGCTTGGAAAGGGAATTGCAAGTTATACGGAAGATGGATTTTGTGTCCTATTTCTTGATTAACCATGATATTGTGAGCTATGCCAAGAGCCAAGGGTATTTTCACGTGGGCCGTGGCAGTGGAGCAAACAGTATTGTAGCTTATATCATTGGGATAACCGATGTAGATCCCATAGAGCTCGACCTATATTTTGAACGCTTTATCAATCCGTTCCGGGCTTCACCACCCGATTTTGATATTGATTTTAGCTGGCGTGATCGTGATGATGTTACCGCCTATATCTTCAAACGCTTTCCAAATACGGCATTATTGGCTACCTACAATACCTTCAAATATCGGGCTACGGTACGGGAATTGGGTAAGGTATTCGGATTGCCGAAAAGCGACATCGACCAATTGAGCGATGGAAACTTTCCAACAACAAAATTAAACGACATCCATAGGCTCGTCATCAAATACGGTTCGCTTATCCAAGGGATGCCCAACCATTTGAGCGTACATAGCGCAGGAATCTTAATACTGGACAACCCCGTTCATTATTATTCGGCGACCGATTTGCCGCCAAAGGGATTTCCAACGGTGCAGTTCGATATGATTATTGCCGAGGATGTGGGCATCTTTAAGTTCGATATCCTGGGGCAACGGGGATTGGCGAAAATTAAGGATGCCATAGACATCGTAAAAGAGAACCGTTCCGAGCTTCCCGAAATCGACATCACGCAAATTGAAAAATTCAAGAGAGACGATAATCTTAACCAAATGCTTTCCAAAGGAAAGGCCATCGGGGTGTATTATGTGGAATCCCCTGCAATGCGGGGGCTGATGAAAAAGTTGCAAGTAAGTGATTATTTGAGTCTAGTGGCTGCCAGTTCCGTGATTCGTCCTGGCGTTTCTTCATCAGGGATGAAAACCGAGTTTATCCGTAGGCATAGGGAACCGGAACGAAGAAAGGAAGCCCATCCCGTTCTGGCCAAGATTATGCCGGAGACCTATGGTGTGATGGTGTATCAGGAGGATGTCTTAAAAGTGGCGCACGAGTTTGCCGGACTGGATTTGGGCGAAGCCGATGTGCTGCGACGTGGAATGAGCGGAAAGTTCCACTCCCGGGAGGAGTTCAAGGCCGTGGAATTGAAGTTCAGGAGCAATTGCTTGGAGAAAGGCTATTCGGAGGCGGTCATCAACGAGGTGTGGGAACAGATTGCCAGTTTTGCGGGGTACGCCTTTGCCAAAGGGCATTCGGCCAGTTATGCCGTGGAGAGTTACCAAAGCCTCTATTTGAAATGTTACTATCCCTTGGAATTTATGGTGGCCGTACTCAATAACGGTGGCGGCTTTTATAGCAGCGAACATTACATTCAGGAAGCCCGGATGTGTGGTGGCATTATCCACGCCCCTTGCATCAACAACAGCGACCACGCCAACAGCATTAAGGGGGAACATATTTACTTGGGATTTGGCTACCTGAAGAATTTGGAAACCTTTTTGGTGCAGCGGTTATTGACGGAAAGACAGCTCTACGGGAAATATGAATCCTTGGACGATTTTATTGACAGGGTTGCAGTAAGCATTGAACAGCTAACGATTTTGATACGCATCGGGGCGTTTCGGTTTACCCATAAATCGAAGCCCGAATTGCTCTGGATGGCCACGTTCAAATTGAATACTTTGGGAAAACGGAGCGCACATCCGCAGTTGTTCCGTCCCAGGCACCGAAATTTTCCCTTGCCCGAGTTCAATCAGGGATGGTTGGAAGATGCCTATGACGAAATGGAGCTTTTGGGCTTTCCGTTGTGCAGCTATTTCGACCTGATTTCAGAAACCCCAAAAACCAATTGGATGGCCAAAGATATGCCCAATTTCAGTGGCAGGGAAATGTTATTGTACGGCATTATGGTGAATTCAAGATTCCATACAACAAGCCAGGGCAAGCGGATGCGGTTAAGCACTTTTATTGATGAACAGGGCGAGTATTTTGATGCGGTACATTTTCCAAAGGCTGTCGATAAGTACCCCGTTCACGGTAGGGGCGTATATGCCTGTTACGGTAAGATTACCGAAGAATTCGGGCATTTTAGTATGGATGTGGTTTGGAGTAAAAAAATGGCTTTAAAGACTGACCCACGCAGCCCTGATGAGCCGACTTATGAAGATGTCTTTAAACTAAAATCCGCCAAACGAAAGGAAATTAAAAGCTAA
- the dinB gene encoding DNA polymerase IV, with translation MENKILHLDLDTFFVSCERRLDSSLQKRPLLVGGTGDRGVVSACSYETRKFGIRSGMAMKLARQLCPEAVVIRGNAGTYTKFSQEVTEIIKEQVPIFEKASVDEFYADLTGMDKFFGCYKYATELRHKIIKETGLPISFGLSSNKITSKVATGEAKPNNQMKIDFGLEKAFLAPLSVHKIPSVGGKTFQCLKNMGVFKVQTIQEMPEEMMISAFGKNGQTIWRRANGIDRPPLIQYHERKSISTERTFWDTTDMVKLRTTLTAMAENLAFALRNGNKLTSCISIKIRYADFNTYTKQAKIPYTSADHILIPKVLELFEQLYQRRILLRLVGVRMGDLVSGNYQINLFDDTEEMLNLYGAMDHIRKRFGENKIMRASCMGAKSIGRFYNVFNGEPPMVLAHRTQ, from the coding sequence ATGGAAAATAAAATTCTACATCTCGATTTGGACACTTTTTTTGTGTCCTGTGAACGGCGACTGGACTCCAGTTTACAGAAACGTCCTTTATTGGTAGGCGGCACGGGCGATCGTGGCGTGGTTTCCGCTTGTAGTTATGAAACCCGAAAGTTTGGCATCCGCTCGGGAATGGCGATGAAGTTGGCCCGGCAGCTTTGCCCCGAAGCCGTTGTCATTCGTGGCAATGCCGGAACATATACCAAGTTTTCGCAAGAGGTTACGGAAATCATTAAGGAGCAAGTACCTATTTTTGAAAAGGCGAGCGTAGATGAATTCTATGCAGACTTGACGGGAATGGACAAATTCTTTGGCTGCTACAAATACGCCACAGAGTTGAGGCATAAAATCATCAAGGAAACGGGACTGCCCATTTCCTTCGGACTGTCCTCCAATAAAATAACCTCAAAGGTGGCCACGGGTGAGGCCAAGCCCAACAACCAGATGAAAATCGATTTTGGTCTTGAAAAGGCGTTTTTGGCTCCGCTGTCCGTGCACAAGATTCCTTCCGTAGGCGGCAAGACTTTCCAATGCCTAAAGAATATGGGGGTTTTTAAGGTGCAGACCATTCAGGAAATGCCGGAGGAAATGATGATCAGTGCGTTTGGGAAAAACGGGCAGACCATTTGGCGGCGAGCCAATGGCATTGATAGGCCGCCACTGATCCAATACCATGAACGGAAATCCATTTCGACCGAACGCACCTTTTGGGATACGACTGATATGGTAAAGTTACGAACCACGTTAACGGCGATGGCAGAAAATCTAGCCTTTGCCCTGCGGAACGGCAATAAGCTCACTTCCTGTATCTCCATTAAGATAAGGTATGCCGATTTCAATACCTATACCAAACAAGCGAAGATACCGTATACCAGTGCCGACCATATCCTGATTCCAAAAGTCTTGGAGCTTTTTGAACAGTTGTACCAAAGGCGGATATTGCTACGGTTGGTAGGTGTGCGGATGGGCGATTTGGTTTCCGGGAACTACCAAATCAACCTGTTCGACGACACCGAGGAAATGCTGAACCTTTACGGTGCAATGGACCATATCCGCAAGCGATTTGGTGAAAACAAGATCATGCGGGCATCCTGTATGGGTGCGAAATCCATCGGTAGATTTTACAATGTGTTCAATGGCGAACCGCCAATGGTGTTGGCGCACAGAACCCAATAG
- a CDS encoding LexA family transcriptional regulator, translated as MNFIPKNIRHLRDLKGLSQEQLAEELGISRSNLGSKEEGRSEPNLALLVTLSDFFKIPVDILIKKDLTKTKDFSFIDLGNQRVLFPIMVDSENEDLIEVVPVKTSAGYLAGYDDPEYIEQLEKIKLPFLPSGKHRAFPIKGDSMLPMKNGSFIVGRYVEDMADIKNGTTYVLLTKNDGMVYKRVFDQLHSKGTLLLVSDNREYRPYEIKADEVLELWEFTCAIQTQEYSPDELKISSILQMFNALGVELEALKR; from the coding sequence ATGAATTTTATACCCAAAAACATCAGGCATCTTCGTGATTTAAAAGGTCTTTCCCAAGAACAACTCGCAGAGGAATTGGGTATTTCCCGATCGAACCTCGGATCCAAAGAGGAAGGACGTTCCGAACCCAATCTGGCGCTATTGGTAACCCTATCGGATTTCTTCAAGATACCTGTTGATATCCTTATAAAAAAGGATCTCACCAAGACCAAGGATTTTTCATTTATAGACTTGGGCAACCAACGGGTCCTGTTCCCTATCATGGTGGACTCAGAAAATGAAGACCTTATCGAGGTGGTACCCGTAAAGACTTCCGCCGGGTATCTGGCAGGATATGATGACCCGGAGTACATTGAACAACTGGAAAAGATTAAGTTACCTTTTCTTCCTTCTGGGAAGCACCGTGCCTTTCCCATTAAGGGGGATTCGATGTTGCCCATGAAAAATGGCTCATTCATTGTTGGCCGCTATGTTGAGGACATGGCCGATATCAAAAACGGCACGACCTATGTGCTTTTGACCAAAAACGATGGCATGGTCTATAAACGGGTCTTTGACCAATTACATTCCAAAGGGACGCTGCTCTTGGTTTCAGACAACAGGGAGTACCGTCCCTATGAAATTAAGGCCGATGAAGTTTTGGAACTCTGGGAGTTCACCTGTGCCATCCAAACACAGGAATATAGTCCCGACGAATTGAAGATCAGCAGTATTCTTCAGATGTTCAATGCTTTGGGGGTTGAACTGGAAGCTCTTAAAAGGTAA
- a CDS encoding type IV secretory system conjugative DNA transfer family protein → MDNFIQIILTLIGVGGLFYGCFRVVKYAFALNLLLTGLLVFYLSRELEMALALLYYACPLLLINTVGYVFLHRADQSKSGNDRYRVGFATANGRFELNNIKRGASVIGSAGSGKTESVVYGFLKHFKKHGLCGVIHDYKDFELTEMAYPLFKDSEVPFKVISFENIIHRANPIAPRYLENEESVNEVSRVLIENLLEQRESGSTGTTKFFNDAAEGLVGGLIWKLKTDYPQYCTLPHLIAIYQLLDTDSLIGFLETNTTSRAMADAFISGKDSERQTAGVKSTLANALKRISTQRIFMALSYDEVPLDINSVEHPSVISVVNNPKYETSYAPVIATIIHTITKQMSVRHSRPSFLLMEEAPTIRLLNMHRIPATLRSYDIVTVYVMQDKIQNDMMYGDKASRAILSNLSYQFFGKVNDPDTAKYYERFFEIIKDPTKSVSRGHNLDFDTRVTTGEKEIPKVRADVFFRLKQGEFITYADGRDKKVQFKLTRIQRELPKGERPYSSTDLQTNFDRIYDEARSIFS, encoded by the coding sequence ATGGACAATTTTATTCAAATTATATTGACACTTATAGGTGTGGGCGGCCTGTTTTACGGCTGTTTTCGTGTGGTCAAATATGCATTCGCCCTAAACCTGTTGTTGACCGGTCTATTGGTGTTCTACCTATCAAGGGAGTTGGAAATGGCCCTAGCATTGCTTTATTACGCCTGTCCGTTATTGCTCATCAATACAGTGGGCTATGTGTTCCTGCACAGGGCTGACCAATCAAAATCAGGAAACGATAGATACCGTGTAGGTTTTGCCACAGCCAATGGCCGTTTCGAACTGAACAACATCAAGCGTGGCGCATCGGTAATCGGTTCCGCCGGGAGTGGAAAGACTGAAAGTGTAGTCTATGGTTTTCTAAAACATTTTAAAAAACATGGGTTATGTGGTGTCATCCACGATTATAAGGATTTCGAGCTCACCGAAATGGCCTACCCACTTTTTAAGGATAGCGAGGTGCCGTTCAAGGTCATTTCCTTTGAAAACATCATCCATAGAGCCAACCCCATTGCCCCGCGCTATCTGGAAAATGAGGAAAGCGTCAATGAAGTGTCCCGGGTACTGATTGAGAACCTATTGGAACAACGGGAAAGCGGCTCAACGGGCACGACAAAATTCTTTAACGATGCCGCCGAGGGATTGGTTGGTGGACTGATCTGGAAACTAAAAACGGATTACCCCCAATACTGTACCCTGCCCCATTTGATAGCCATATACCAATTGCTGGACACGGACAGCCTGATCGGATTTTTGGAGACCAACACTACATCGAGGGCAATGGCGGACGCATTCATCAGCGGAAAGGATTCCGAAAGGCAGACGGCAGGTGTTAAAAGCACCTTGGCCAATGCGTTGAAACGGATCAGTACGCAACGTATTTTTATGGCGTTGTCGTATGATGAAGTACCGTTGGATATCAACAGTGTGGAGCATCCATCGGTCATTTCCGTGGTCAACAATCCTAAATATGAGACGTCCTATGCGCCAGTTATCGCCACCATCATACATACCATCACCAAACAGATGAGCGTGCGCCATTCAAGACCGTCCTTTCTTTTGATGGAAGAAGCGCCGACCATTAGGTTGTTGAACATGCACCGTATTCCGGCAACGCTCAGGAGCTATGATATTGTTACGGTCTATGTAATGCAGGACAAGATACAGAACGATATGATGTACGGCGACAAGGCAAGCAGGGCAATTTTGAGCAATCTGTCCTATCAGTTCTTTGGGAAAGTGAACGACCCGGATACCGCCAAGTATTACGAGCGCTTTTTTGAAATAATAAAGGATCCGACAAAGAGTGTCAGCCGTGGGCACAACCTGGATTTTGATACGCGGGTTACCACGGGCGAAAAGGAAATCCCGAAGGTTCGGGCGGACGTTTTTTTCAGGTTAAAGCAAGGCGAGTTCATTACCTATGCAGATGGCAGGGATAAAAAGGTACAGTTCAAACTGACCAGAATACAGAGGGAACTGCCCAAAGGTGAAAGGCCATATTCAAGTACCGACCTACAGACCAATTTTGATAGGATATATGATGAGGCCCGGTCGATTTTTTCATAG
- the mobB gene encoding MobB family relaxase, with translation MYITITPQKLGTDYPQSSADFVGYLEKENEGLAKEDMEHFFNQYGDRISAGEVVREIDGNTAKLKKKEPKFYSITVSPSKYELRKLQDSSKGLKRYTRELMKDYVASFNREINGRPVSVDDIKYFAKIEHQRSFKGTAREIRENQPYATKILQFKTEIRNIQKGTMEGNIKKRQKEIAKLEKEAPHQQNGKRIVQGMKKAGNQSHIHIIVSRKDASNTFSLSPGSKHRASQVEMHGKVVKRGFDRDRFFERAEQTFDRAFGYKRNYAETYRAKKNFVQHPKLYFAALMNLPANERAMAFKIIGKSGAPMLPSIPTSQAQMALRIFKRLRRGAEIAVKSSSIGI, from the coding sequence ATGTACATTACCATCACGCCCCAGAAATTGGGAACCGACTATCCGCAAAGCTCGGCCGACTTTGTGGGCTACCTCGAAAAGGAAAATGAGGGTCTGGCCAAAGAAGATATGGAGCACTTTTTCAACCAGTACGGCGATAGAATATCGGCGGGGGAAGTTGTCAGGGAAATTGACGGCAACACCGCCAAGCTCAAAAAGAAAGAGCCCAAGTTCTATTCAATAACGGTCAGCCCCTCTAAATATGAGCTGCGGAAGCTTCAGGACAGTAGCAAGGGCCTTAAGCGCTATACCCGCGAGTTGATGAAGGATTACGTGGCCAGTTTCAACCGAGAGATCAATGGACGCCCCGTTTCGGTGGACGACATCAAATATTTTGCAAAAATAGAGCACCAACGCAGCTTTAAGGGAACGGCCAGGGAGATTCGAGAAAACCAACCTTATGCCACAAAGATTCTTCAGTTTAAAACCGAAATCCGGAACATTCAAAAAGGAACGATGGAAGGCAATATCAAAAAACGACAAAAGGAAATAGCCAAGCTCGAAAAGGAAGCACCGCACCAACAGAACGGCAAGCGCATCGTTCAGGGAATGAAGAAAGCGGGTAACCAGAGCCATATCCATATCATCGTCAGCCGAAAGGATGCTTCCAACACCTTTAGCCTGTCCCCGGGCAGCAAGCACCGGGCATCCCAAGTGGAGATGCACGGCAAGGTGGTGAAGCGAGGCTTCGACCGTGATCGGTTCTTTGAACGTGCGGAGCAGACGTTCGATAGGGCGTTCGGTTACAAACGTAACTATGCCGAGACCTATAGGGCAAAAAAGAACTTTGTGCAACACCCGAAACTTTACTTTGCTGCCCTTATGAACCTGCCGGCCAACGAGCGGGCCATGGCCTTTAAGATCATCGGCAAGTCGGGGGCGCCAATGCTGCCCAGTATCCCCACCAGTCAGGCTCAAATGGCATTGCGGATATTCAAACGGTTGCGACGAGGCGCGGAAATCGCCGTGAAATCAAGCTCAATAGGAATCTAA
- a CDS encoding BfmA/BtgA family mobilization protein gives MDKGYEKERFEKLGIKTSVAKKFRKFCRKMSCSQSMGLLLMIDFFEEHGISPKESLGPNMQTLESKIKKRINAVIAIMRDVEKTQTKPTVAMLQSLFEVDEPKKKPLILEKKYAGDKQKEPKFREKKSTNDKP, from the coding sequence ATGGATAAAGGCTATGAAAAAGAGCGATTTGAAAAGCTGGGGATTAAAACTTCCGTGGCAAAGAAATTCAGGAAATTCTGTAGAAAAATGTCCTGTTCCCAATCGATGGGGCTGCTGCTGATGATTGATTTTTTTGAGGAGCACGGCATTTCGCCAAAGGAGTCCTTGGGGCCAAACATGCAGACGTTGGAAAGTAAAATCAAGAAACGAATCAATGCCGTCATCGCCATAATGCGCGATGTGGAAAAGACCCAGACCAAGCCCACGGTCGCAATGCTGCAATCTTTGTTTGAAGTGGACGAACCCAAAAAGAAACCGCTCATTCTGGAAAAGAAATATGCCGGGGATAAACAGAAAGAACCCAAGTTCAGGGAAAAGAAGAGCACAAATGATAAACCTTAA